One genomic window of Desmospora activa DSM 45169 includes the following:
- a CDS encoding M28 family peptidase has product MGKRFLPLLLTIVLVWGGLVVGLSAAAAEAAPHSAYDEKIVARFDSGRALDHIRHLSVDIGPRVTGTDAEKESSRYIQQLLKRYGYEVEIQEFDIPDRLEGSLTVDLEGERELPIRIATGSSPTEEEGLSTGVVDAGLGGKDDFSADVAGKIALIQRGEYTFVEKARNAEEAGAVGVIIYDNVDALVPPSPSLGGEEISIPVVAVTKENGEAMLTAMESDEVIVKLVIQAHTNQTSQNVIAVKKPKGKEKKDADIVYVTAHYDSVPYSPGANDNASGTGVMLELARIMKGLPTDKEVRFVAFGAEEIGLLGSRHYVGQLSPDEIERSIANFNMDMVGTKWEQATQLYLNVVDGEPNTVTEFAFAAAERLGNDSVVLYQRGSSDHVAFYEAGIDAANFIRREPGTANLEPWYHTPEDTFDKIDRNRLQEAGELVGAAVYDLARKQIPHGKKKSPQPVSESQLHEEHEHEVTR; this is encoded by the coding sequence ATGGGGAAGCGTTTTTTGCCATTATTGTTAACGATCGTTTTGGTGTGGGGCGGACTTGTGGTGGGATTATCCGCTGCGGCGGCAGAAGCAGCACCGCATTCTGCTTATGATGAAAAAATCGTTGCCCGCTTTGATTCCGGGCGTGCATTGGATCACATCCGCCATCTGAGTGTCGATATCGGGCCACGGGTGACAGGCACTGATGCGGAAAAGGAATCGTCTCGCTATATTCAACAACTGTTGAAGCGATACGGATACGAGGTGGAGATACAGGAATTTGATATCCCGGATCGTCTGGAGGGAAGTTTAACCGTCGATCTTGAGGGTGAGCGGGAACTTCCGATTCGAATCGCCACTGGCTCTTCTCCAACGGAGGAGGAAGGGCTGAGCACCGGTGTAGTGGATGCGGGTTTAGGCGGGAAGGATGATTTCTCCGCTGATGTTGCAGGCAAGATCGCTTTGATCCAACGGGGTGAATACACCTTTGTTGAGAAAGCCCGCAATGCCGAGGAGGCGGGAGCGGTGGGAGTCATCATTTACGATAATGTGGATGCCCTCGTTCCGCCGAGTCCCAGCCTAGGGGGAGAAGAAATATCGATTCCGGTGGTGGCGGTGACAAAAGAAAACGGAGAAGCGATGTTGACCGCGATGGAATCGGATGAAGTGATAGTGAAGCTGGTGATCCAGGCCCATACAAACCAAACCTCGCAAAATGTGATCGCTGTCAAAAAACCAAAAGGAAAAGAGAAAAAGGATGCGGATATCGTCTATGTAACCGCCCACTATGACAGTGTTCCGTATTCTCCGGGGGCGAACGATAACGCTTCCGGCACCGGTGTGATGCTGGAGCTGGCCCGGATTATGAAAGGCTTGCCCACGGATAAGGAAGTGCGCTTTGTCGCTTTTGGGGCGGAGGAGATCGGATTGCTGGGGTCGCGTCATTATGTCGGTCAGCTGTCCCCGGATGAGATTGAGCGTAGTATCGCCAATTTTAATATGGATATGGTAGGCACCAAATGGGAGCAAGCGACCCAACTATACCTCAATGTGGTAGATGGAGAGCCCAATACGGTAACGGAATTCGCGTTTGCGGCAGCAGAGCGGCTGGGGAACGACAGCGTCGTGCTCTACCAGCGGGGTTCGTCGGATCATGTTGCCTTTTATGAGGCAGGAATCGATGCAGCCAACTTTATCCGGCGCGAGCCTGGAACCGCTAATTTGGAGCCGTGGTATCACACTCCGGAAGATACATTTGACAAAATCGACCGGAATCGGTTGCAAGAGGCCGGTGAGTTAGTAGGGGCGGCCGTCTACGACCTGGCGCGGAAACAAATCCCGCATGGAAAGAAAAAGAGCCCGCAACCGGTGAGCGAAAGCCAGCTTCATGAAGAGCATGAACATGAAGTGACTCGTTAA
- a CDS encoding ABC transporter ATP-binding protein codes for MRIEWSHVNKVFYGKEEGDRFSYQRQAQTGLLDFTASLKQGVTVILGPEGSGKSTLLRVTAAAAVPDDGRITYQTHRSEVHVWSKSIAAMGSASPMEALRQRIGYVPQRKRLNHDTPLDESLLYLAQSYQLPQPKKRAAELIARWGLAGVRKQPLNELSRDVAARYIIARSLISEPPIWLLDEPAHGLDDWGWQLFMQELTRRRQHGITVLATNDLELAEAADHLLLMEAGSCRRIGPRKILTAGVPDGTVASWYRTMQTFSKVKTRSP; via the coding sequence TTGCGCATTGAATGGTCTCATGTGAACAAAGTGTTTTATGGAAAAGAAGAGGGCGATCGTTTTTCCTACCAACGCCAAGCGCAGACCGGACTGCTGGACTTCACAGCTTCCCTAAAACAGGGAGTGACTGTCATACTGGGACCGGAAGGCTCCGGCAAGAGCACACTGCTGCGGGTGACTGCGGCGGCGGCTGTCCCGGATGACGGAAGGATCACCTACCAAACCCACCGCAGTGAAGTTCATGTATGGTCAAAAAGCATCGCTGCCATGGGCAGTGCTTCCCCGATGGAAGCACTGCGACAGCGTATCGGTTATGTCCCCCAGCGAAAACGGTTGAATCATGACACCCCCTTGGATGAGTCTCTTCTGTATCTGGCTCAATCCTATCAGCTTCCACAACCGAAAAAACGTGCCGCGGAGCTGATTGCCCGGTGGGGGTTGGCTGGTGTTCGAAAACAGCCGTTAAATGAATTGTCTCGGGATGTGGCAGCCCGTTACATAATCGCTCGCAGTCTGATCAGCGAACCACCCATTTGGTTGCTGGACGAACCTGCCCATGGATTGGATGATTGGGGCTGGCAATTGTTTATGCAGGAATTGACTCGCCGTCGTCAACACGGGATTACTGTACTGGCTACCAACGATTTGGAGCTGGCAGAAGCGGCGGACCACCTTCTCTTGATGGAAGCGGGATCTTGCCGCCGGATTGGCCCACGCAAAATTTTAACCGCCGGTGTTCCTGACGGTACGGTTGCTTCCTGGTACCGAACGATGCAAACTTTTTCAAAGGTAAAAACCCGGTCTCCATAG
- the thiC gene encoding phosphomethylpyrimidine synthase ThiC, producing MQPIHHHFPNSHKVYQTGSREDIRVPMREIHLSPTQGRFGNEDNAPLRVYDSSGPHTDPDMDIDVTAGLTRLRSRWIHERSDVEETEGRPVKPIDNGRRSDRDHTPEYPKLRRRPLRAKTGHNVTQLHYARQGIITPEMEFAAIREGVSPEFVRSEIAAGRAILPSNINHPESEPMVIGKHFHVKINANIGNSAVSSSIEEEVEKMMWATRWGADTIMDLSTGKDIHTTREWVIRNSPVPVGTVPLYQALEKVNGEPEKLTWEIYRDTLIEQAEQGVDYFTIHAGVRLHHIPLTANRLTGIVSRGGSIMAAWCLAHHQESFLYTHFEEICEIMRTYDIAFSLGDGLRPGSIADANDEAQFAELETLGELTAIAWKHDVQVMVEGPGHVPLHQIKENVDIQQKVCREAPFYTLGPLTTDIAPGYDHITSAIGAALIGWHGTAMLCYVTPKEHLGLPNRDDVKEGVITYKIAAHAADLAKGHPQAKQWDDALSKARFEFRWEDQFNLSLDPIRARQYHDETLPAEPAKTAHFCSMCGPKFCSMRITQDIREYAAERGLDTREALEQGLQEKAEEFKQSGAQIYR from the coding sequence ATGCAACCGATCCATCATCATTTTCCCAACAGCCACAAGGTGTATCAAACCGGATCACGGGAGGATATCCGGGTACCGATGCGGGAGATTCACCTTTCCCCGACCCAAGGCCGCTTTGGAAACGAGGACAACGCACCCCTACGCGTCTATGACAGCAGTGGTCCCCACACCGACCCGGATATGGACATCGATGTGACTGCAGGACTGACACGCTTACGCTCTCGCTGGATCCACGAACGCAGTGACGTGGAGGAGACAGAAGGACGACCGGTAAAGCCGATCGACAACGGCCGCCGCTCCGATCGCGATCACACCCCGGAATATCCAAAATTACGCCGCCGTCCCCTGCGAGCGAAAACCGGCCATAATGTGACGCAACTCCATTATGCACGACAAGGCATCATCACCCCTGAGATGGAGTTTGCCGCTATCCGCGAAGGGGTTTCCCCGGAATTTGTCCGCAGTGAAATCGCCGCCGGCCGAGCCATCCTACCCTCCAACATCAATCACCCCGAAAGTGAGCCAATGGTGATCGGCAAGCATTTTCACGTAAAAATCAACGCCAATATCGGCAATTCCGCCGTCTCTTCCTCCATTGAAGAAGAAGTGGAGAAAATGATGTGGGCCACTCGCTGGGGAGCGGACACAATCATGGATCTCTCCACCGGCAAGGATATCCATACTACCCGGGAGTGGGTGATTCGCAACAGTCCCGTTCCTGTCGGCACGGTTCCGCTGTATCAAGCCTTGGAAAAAGTGAACGGAGAACCGGAAAAACTCACCTGGGAAATCTATCGCGACACCCTGATCGAACAGGCGGAACAAGGGGTGGATTATTTTACTATCCACGCCGGGGTCCGACTGCACCACATTCCCTTAACCGCTAACCGATTGACGGGAATCGTCTCCCGCGGTGGATCGATCATGGCCGCCTGGTGTTTAGCTCACCACCAGGAAAGCTTTCTATACACGCATTTTGAGGAAATTTGCGAAATTATGCGTACCTATGACATTGCCTTCTCCTTAGGTGACGGTCTACGACCGGGGTCCATCGCCGACGCCAATGATGAGGCACAATTTGCCGAGCTGGAAACCTTGGGCGAGCTGACCGCGATCGCCTGGAAACACGATGTCCAGGTAATGGTGGAAGGGCCCGGTCACGTCCCCCTGCATCAGATCAAAGAAAACGTCGACATTCAGCAAAAAGTATGCCGTGAAGCGCCTTTCTACACCTTGGGACCGCTGACAACGGATATCGCCCCCGGCTATGACCATATCACCTCTGCCATCGGGGCGGCGCTAATCGGCTGGCACGGCACCGCTATGCTCTGCTATGTAACGCCCAAGGAGCATCTGGGCCTGCCCAACCGGGATGATGTAAAAGAAGGCGTAATCACCTACAAAATCGCCGCCCATGCTGCTGATCTGGCCAAAGGTCACCCTCAGGCCAAACAGTGGGACGACGCCCTCTCCAAAGCGCGGTTTGAATTTCGCTGGGAAGATCAGTTCAATCTGTCGTTGGACCCCATCCGCGCCCGCCAATATCATGATGAAACCCTTCCCGCCGAACCGGCCAAAACCGCTCATTTCTGCTCCATGTGCGGACCGAAATTTTGCTCGATGCGCATCACGCAAGATATTCGAGAATATGCAGCGGAACGGGGGTTGGATACCCGCGAGGCACTCGAACAGGGCTTACAGGAAAAAGCGGAAGAATTTAAGCAGAGCGGTGCACAAATTTATCGATAA
- a CDS encoding NAD(P)H oxidoreductase: protein MNVLTVVTHPRKNSLTFAVADRFVQGLKDAGHETEVFDLYRSGFNPVLWEADEPNWSADQQQFSVEVEEEMKRLQRHEALAFIFPLWWWSMPAMLKGYIDRVWNYGFAYGPNKLHHRSVLWLSLAGAPIERFEKRQYDEMISHYFNVGLAHYCGIPRSSVELFYETIKPNPVLIEKMLTQAYQLGLHYADRDWD, encoded by the coding sequence ATGAATGTCCTTACCGTTGTTACACATCCCAGGAAAAACTCTTTAACCTTTGCCGTGGCGGATCGATTTGTACAAGGTTTAAAAGATGCCGGGCACGAGACGGAAGTATTCGATTTGTACCGTAGTGGCTTTAATCCCGTATTGTGGGAAGCGGATGAACCGAATTGGTCAGCTGATCAGCAGCAATTTTCAGTAGAAGTAGAAGAAGAGATGAAACGATTGCAGCGGCATGAAGCGTTGGCTTTTATTTTTCCGTTGTGGTGGTGGAGCATGCCGGCGATGTTAAAGGGGTATATCGACCGTGTTTGGAACTATGGTTTTGCATATGGTCCCAATAAGCTCCACCATCGATCGGTATTGTGGTTGAGCTTGGCAGGCGCTCCGATTGAACGTTTTGAGAAGCGGCAATACGATGAGATGATCTCCCATTATTTTAATGTGGGTTTAGCCCATTATTGTGGCATCCCCCGTTCCAGCGTTGAACTTTTTTATGAGACGATTAAGCCAAATCCGGTACTGATAGAAAAAATGCTTACCCAGGCTTATCAACTAGGATTGCATTATGCCGATCGAGACTGGGACTAA
- a CDS encoding LysR family transcriptional regulator, whose protein sequence is MELRHLITFRTIVDVGGFKKAAEELGYAQSSITTHIKELEKELGTPLFDRFGKNITLTQTGKRFLPYAVDIIQLYSKSKETIDDTDEPSGQLTVGASESAMIHWIPTVISTFMKDYPKVELILKSLDYPDVSAQLSKGDIDLAILVETSPWSPKELTVKKLKEEKLVLVQSAKNGTAIKDRTMLYMEQACSWRSIFENHVQIEGKTSITKVELASIEAIKQCVSCGLGTSLLPHFTVKDELESGELKAIEADVPNNAIALYAAFHKNKWITRSLDAFLNVLTKRS, encoded by the coding sequence ATGGAACTCCGTCACCTGATCACTTTTCGCACCATTGTCGATGTTGGTGGATTTAAAAAGGCGGCAGAGGAACTGGGGTATGCCCAATCTTCCATCACGACTCACATCAAAGAGCTGGAAAAAGAACTGGGTACTCCTTTGTTTGATCGCTTTGGGAAAAATATCACCTTAACACAAACCGGTAAGCGTTTTCTCCCTTATGCTGTGGACATCATCCAACTTTATTCAAAATCGAAAGAAACGATCGATGATACCGATGAACCCTCCGGCCAACTAACCGTCGGCGCTTCCGAATCAGCGATGATCCACTGGATTCCTACTGTAATCTCAACATTTATGAAAGACTACCCCAAGGTAGAGCTAATTTTAAAATCACTCGATTATCCCGATGTATCGGCTCAATTGAGCAAAGGGGATATCGATCTTGCCATCTTGGTTGAAACCTCCCCATGGTCTCCCAAAGAATTAACCGTCAAAAAGTTAAAAGAGGAGAAGCTTGTATTGGTGCAATCGGCGAAAAACGGAACGGCGATAAAAGACCGAACCATGCTGTATATGGAGCAAGCATGTAGTTGGCGCTCGATTTTTGAAAATCATGTGCAGATCGAAGGGAAAACATCCATCACAAAAGTGGAACTCGCCAGTATTGAAGCGATTAAACAGTGTGTCTCCTGTGGTCTCGGCACCTCTTTATTGCCTCACTTTACCGTGAAAGATGAACTGGAAAGCGGGGAATTGAAAGCGATTGAAGCGGACGTACCCAACAATGCAATCGCCCTCTATGCGGCTTTTCACAAAAACAAATGGATCACCAGAAGCTTGGACGCCTTTCTAAACGTCCTAACGAAAAGAAGTTGA
- a CDS encoding acyl-CoA thioesterase has product MPLSTTIQVRFNECDGLGHVNNAVYYTYMEAARIELFQLLDPDMDLHNWKLIVASTSCDYKAQATFGQWLTITTETEKIGNTSFTLLHRILDRDTGELIALGHAVMVHFDYHQQKSVPLTSTMVQTLQSLNNDSVHQ; this is encoded by the coding sequence ATGCCGCTTTCCACAACCATACAAGTACGTTTCAACGAATGTGACGGGTTGGGACATGTCAACAACGCTGTCTACTACACCTATATGGAAGCCGCCCGTATTGAGTTGTTTCAATTATTGGACCCCGACATGGATCTGCACAATTGGAAGCTGATCGTCGCCTCCACCAGCTGTGATTATAAAGCGCAAGCCACTTTTGGCCAGTGGTTGACCATCACTACCGAAACGGAGAAAATCGGCAACACCAGCTTCACCTTACTGCACCGGATTCTGGACCGAGACACCGGAGAGCTGATCGCACTTGGACACGCCGTTATGGTCCACTTTGATTATCACCAACAAAAAAGTGTCCCCCTCACCTCAACAATGGTGCAAACCCTACAATCCTTAAACAACGATTCCGTCCATCAATAA
- a CDS encoding MDR family MFS transporter codes for MPGRLRHLYQEYHPLVWVLAGGTMFARAASFMSLPFLALYLARSSELPPWLIGLVVGMGALAGTFGGFVGGYLSDRWGRGVVMVTTLYGWVVVFIGFALATEVWMFLLLNTLNGLCRSFFEPTSQALMADLTPPEKRMRVFGIRYMAINVGAALGPLIGAYLAWMSGTAAFWLTSAIYLAYAVVLTGLMTRYRAELSSQSGGADRIRVGEAFAVIRRDLALGFFILGGILGHIGYAQNESNLPLHLDQLFGEHNAWYPTLLALNAVTVILLQMVITRWGEKRSILSNMMLGSGLLAAGLLFFAFGGSGWWFLAGMFILTLGEILLFPSSSLFIDRLAPEHLRGTYFGASNFRSIGFFIGPAMGGWMLGEWGGMAMFTFVAVIAGGGAVFFWWGHRAWLRQQAAKAKDAPLPQAFVGK; via the coding sequence ATGCCGGGACGTTTACGACACTTGTATCAGGAGTATCACCCGCTAGTGTGGGTGTTGGCGGGAGGAACAATGTTTGCACGGGCGGCCTCTTTTATGAGTCTGCCTTTTTTAGCCCTTTATCTGGCCCGTTCATCGGAGTTGCCGCCGTGGTTGATCGGGTTGGTGGTGGGGATGGGGGCATTGGCAGGAACCTTTGGTGGGTTTGTGGGAGGTTATTTGTCCGATCGGTGGGGCCGAGGCGTGGTGATGGTAACCACCCTCTATGGATGGGTGGTGGTCTTTATCGGCTTTGCTCTGGCGACAGAAGTATGGATGTTTCTCCTGCTTAATACTTTAAATGGCTTGTGTCGCTCTTTTTTTGAGCCGACGAGCCAAGCGCTGATGGCTGACTTGACACCTCCGGAAAAAAGGATGCGGGTATTTGGGATTCGCTATATGGCCATCAATGTGGGTGCGGCACTGGGACCGCTCATTGGGGCGTATCTGGCGTGGATGTCCGGTACGGCGGCGTTTTGGCTTACCAGTGCCATTTATCTCGCTTATGCCGTAGTGTTAACCGGGTTGATGACCCGGTATCGAGCGGAGCTATCTTCCCAAAGCGGGGGTGCTGATCGCATTCGCGTGGGCGAGGCTTTTGCGGTGATTCGCCGTGATCTGGCCCTCGGTTTTTTTATTCTGGGAGGCATCTTGGGCCATATCGGCTATGCTCAGAATGAAAGCAATTTGCCTCTTCATCTGGATCAACTCTTTGGAGAGCACAATGCTTGGTATCCGACATTACTGGCACTTAATGCAGTAACCGTGATTCTATTGCAAATGGTGATCACCCGTTGGGGAGAGAAGCGGTCTATCCTCAGCAATATGATGCTGGGAAGCGGTTTGCTGGCGGCGGGGCTGCTCTTTTTTGCCTTTGGCGGGAGTGGGTGGTGGTTTTTAGCGGGGATGTTCATTTTGACACTGGGTGAGATTTTACTTTTTCCCAGCAGCAGTCTCTTTATCGACCGTTTGGCACCGGAACATCTTCGCGGAACGTACTTTGGCGCCAGTAATTTTCGCTCCATCGGCTTCTTCATCGGTCCAGCTATGGGTGGCTGGATGTTGGGCGAATGGGGTGGAATGGCAATGTTCACCTTTGTCGCCGTCATTGCCGGCGGTGGAGCCGTGTTTTTCTGGTGGGGCCATCGGGCATGGCTGCGGCAACAAGCAGCAAAAGCGAAAGATGCCCCTCTGCCGCAAGCGTTTGTGGGTAAATAA
- a CDS encoding SDR family NAD(P)-dependent oxidoreductase — translation MPHSQKPPKPNKCYVCKQPLLEKHAHYPLLCLECGDFNEKKRLARHDLHGYTALVTGGRTKIGYYTALRLLRDGAQVIITSRFPYTALHHYLQEADCCDWQDRIHIYGLDFRRIERVEAFARFLDKQFPSIDIIINNAAQTVRMREEEYVALAQNEQSLQNRLGRNHSPQLSSREIAVTSFEQTDSPPLQLQPLQPVQGEGDAITTTSREYHSWTAQADQIPLVEMLEVQLINVTAPFLLNTQLKPAMVRSPRRNRFIINVSSIEGKFSMKRKNPYHVHTNMAKASLNMMTLTMAKEYKKDRIYITSVDPGWVSDQIPQKANKAAIQLPLDFHDAAARICDPIYMSKEADKPPTGLFFKDYQPIDW, via the coding sequence ATGCCCCATTCGCAAAAACCACCCAAACCAAACAAATGTTATGTATGTAAACAACCCTTGCTGGAAAAACACGCCCATTATCCCCTACTCTGCCTGGAGTGTGGTGATTTTAATGAAAAAAAGCGCTTAGCCCGTCATGATTTACACGGTTATACCGCCCTGGTCACCGGTGGAAGAACCAAGATCGGGTATTATACTGCGTTGCGCCTATTGCGTGACGGTGCCCAGGTGATTATAACCAGCCGTTTTCCTTATACCGCCCTCCATCATTATTTGCAAGAAGCTGACTGTTGTGACTGGCAGGATCGCATCCATATCTATGGTCTGGATTTTCGCCGGATTGAACGAGTAGAAGCGTTTGCTCGTTTTTTGGATAAACAGTTTCCCTCCATCGACATCATTATCAATAACGCGGCTCAAACGGTACGTATGCGGGAAGAAGAATACGTGGCACTCGCTCAAAACGAGCAAAGTTTACAAAATCGATTAGGCAGAAATCACTCCCCACAGCTCAGCAGCCGCGAGATTGCCGTTACTTCTTTTGAACAAACGGATTCACCACCACTACAATTGCAGCCCTTGCAACCCGTTCAGGGTGAAGGCGATGCCATCACTACCACATCAAGGGAGTACCATTCCTGGACTGCCCAGGCTGATCAAATTCCCCTGGTGGAGATGTTGGAAGTACAACTGATTAATGTGACGGCTCCATTTTTGTTAAATACACAATTAAAACCGGCGATGGTGCGAAGTCCCCGCCGCAACCGTTTTATTATCAATGTTTCTTCAATCGAGGGGAAATTTAGTATGAAACGAAAAAATCCCTATCATGTACACACCAACATGGCAAAAGCATCGCTCAATATGATGACGTTAACGATGGCAAAGGAATACAAAAAAGATCGCATCTACATTACCTCAGTCGATCCCGGCTGGGTATCTGATCAAATTCCACAAAAAGCAAACAAGGCCGCCATTCAACTTCCCCTTGATTTTCACGATGCCGCCGCTCGTATCTGCGATCCGATCTATATGAGCAAAGAGGCGGATAAACCGCCTACCGGCTTGTTTTTTAAGGATTATCAGCCGATCGATTGGTAA
- a CDS encoding ATP-dependent Clp protease ATP-binding subunit: MHCEQCQQQPATVQLRVRINNQTRQLYLCPNCHQQLKNQIPFSSGFGGPSIADLFGSMFNSNTGEGFQAQGPQTQTVTTGSSGGLLDQLGKNLSDAARSGRIDPVIGRDAEVARVIETLNRRNKNNPVLIGEPGVGKTAIAEGLALKIVQGQVPQKLKGKEIYLLDVSSLVANTGIRGQFEDRMKQLIHELQQRTDVILFIDEIHQLVGAGSAEGSSDAGNILKPALARGELQVIGATTLKEYRRIEKDAALERRFQPIIVKEPSVEEAIQILAGLRNHYEEYHRVRYTEDAVNACVHLSHRYIQDRHLPDKAIDLLDEAGSKVNLLHETSDDRDLREQLARIQAEKEEATQLEDYERAARLRDEERKLEQTLRQTTAEAATEAIVDVGTIQRLVEEKTGIPVRKLHQDERENMKRLPERLNTQVIGQQDAVRQVTRAIRRNRAGLRKGTRPIGSFLFVGPTGVGKTELAKTLARELFGTEKAMIRLDMSEYMEKHSISKLIGSPPGYVGHEEAGQLTEKVRRQPYSIVLLDEIEKAHPDVQHLFLQIMEDGRLTDSQGRTVSFKDTILIMTSNAGIGKAKAAIGFGNDPTEERRTDWLQSLSEFFRPEFLNRFDGIIPFRSLDREDLVTIVDLMLADVYQAAQEQGLTLTVTTAAKAKLAELGHHPAFGARPLRRVIEEKVEDGIADLMLEIEDVNTIKVDVEDSEIIVKSV; encoded by the coding sequence ATGCATTGTGAACAATGTCAACAACAACCGGCGACAGTGCAACTGCGTGTGCGTATCAACAACCAGACACGGCAGCTGTACCTATGCCCGAATTGTCATCAACAGTTAAAAAATCAGATTCCCTTCTCCTCCGGTTTTGGCGGACCCTCGATTGCGGATCTGTTTGGTTCCATGTTTAACTCCAACACGGGAGAGGGATTCCAAGCACAAGGGCCACAAACCCAGACCGTTACCACTGGAAGCAGCGGCGGGCTGTTGGACCAATTGGGTAAAAACTTGTCCGACGCTGCTCGTTCCGGACGGATCGACCCCGTAATCGGCCGGGATGCGGAAGTCGCACGGGTGATTGAAACCTTAAACCGGCGTAATAAAAACAACCCTGTCCTCATCGGTGAGCCCGGTGTCGGGAAAACCGCCATCGCCGAAGGGTTGGCGTTAAAAATCGTACAAGGACAAGTACCCCAAAAACTGAAAGGGAAAGAGATCTACCTGTTGGATGTCTCCTCCCTCGTTGCCAATACCGGCATCCGGGGGCAATTTGAAGACCGGATGAAGCAACTCATTCATGAACTGCAACAACGAACCGATGTAATCCTATTTATCGATGAAATCCATCAATTGGTGGGAGCCGGTTCAGCTGAAGGCTCTTCCGATGCCGGTAATATTTTAAAACCAGCGTTGGCCCGGGGTGAGCTGCAAGTGATCGGAGCCACTACACTGAAAGAATATCGTCGCATAGAAAAGGATGCAGCTTTGGAACGCCGTTTCCAGCCGATTATCGTAAAAGAACCGTCCGTAGAAGAAGCAATTCAGATTTTGGCAGGACTACGCAACCATTATGAAGAGTACCACCGCGTACGCTACACCGAGGATGCCGTAAATGCCTGTGTCCATCTGTCCCACCGCTACATCCAGGACCGCCATCTGCCGGATAAAGCGATCGACTTGCTGGATGAAGCCGGCTCCAAGGTAAACCTACTTCATGAAACCAGCGATGATCGCGACCTGCGTGAACAGCTGGCGCGTATCCAAGCGGAAAAAGAAGAGGCAACCCAGCTGGAGGATTATGAGCGTGCCGCCCGTTTGCGTGATGAAGAGCGGAAGCTGGAGCAAACATTAAGGCAAACTACCGCAGAAGCCGCAACAGAAGCGATCGTCGATGTGGGCACTATCCAGCGGCTGGTGGAGGAAAAAACAGGGATTCCCGTGCGCAAACTGCATCAGGACGAACGGGAAAATATGAAGCGCTTGCCGGAGCGTCTCAACACGCAAGTGATCGGGCAACAAGACGCCGTTCGCCAAGTGACTCGCGCCATCCGTCGTAACCGCGCCGGACTGCGTAAAGGAACTCGACCCATCGGCTCCTTTCTATTTGTCGGACCAACCGGGGTTGGGAAAACCGAACTGGCCAAAACGCTGGCACGAGAGTTGTTTGGCACGGAAAAAGCCATGATTCGCCTCGATATGAGCGAATACATGGAGAAACACTCCATCTCCAAACTGATCGGATCTCCTCCGGGCTACGTTGGCCATGAAGAAGCGGGCCAACTGACGGAAAAAGTGCGCCGTCAACCCTACAGCATCGTCCTGCTGGATGAAATCGAAAAAGCACACCCTGATGTACAGCATCTCTTTTTGCAAATCATGGAGGATGGCCGTCTCACGGATAGCCAGGGACGCACCGTCAGCTTTAAGGATACGATCCTAATCATGACCAGTAACGCCGGTATCGGCAAAGCCAAAGCGGCGATCGGCTTCGGCAACGATCCAACAGAAGAGCGGAGGACCGATTGGTTGCAATCCCTATCCGAGTTCTTCCGTCCCGAATTTCTTAATCGCTTTGACGGGATTATCCCCTTCCGCTCCCTTGACCGGGAGGATTTGGTCACCATTGTCGACTTGATGCTGGCGGATGTGTATCAAGCCGCACAAGAACAAGGGCTGACCCTTACCGTTACCACAGCGGCCAAAGCCAAACTGGCGGAACTGGGCCACCATCCCGCCTTTGGCGCCCGCCCCCTTCGCCGCGTCATCGAAGAGAAGGTAGAAGACGGCATCGCCGATCTCATGTTGGAAATAGAGGATGTAAACACGATTAAAGTAGATGTGGAAGATAGTGAGATCATCGTGAAGAGCGTGTAA